GCGATATCGTCGACGAGGACCACACCGGATTGCTTGCCGGACAACGCCTCCGAGACCCGGTGCCGGTGTTTGACCACCTCGAGCTGGGCGTTGATCGCGGCGTCGACCGCATCGGCGAGTGCGGCGCTGTCGGTGACCAGGACGCTGGCGGCCAGGACGTCGTGCTCGGCCTGCGAGATCAGATCGGCGGCCACATGCGCCGGATCGGCGGTGGCGTCGGCCAGGATCGCGATCTCGGTCGGGCCGGCCTCGGCATCGATGCCGACCAGGCCGCGGCACAGCCGCTTGGCCGCGGTGACGAAGATATTGCCCGGCCCGGTGATCAGGTCGACGGGGACGAGCTGGGCACCGTCGGTATCGGTGCCGCCGTAGGACAGCAGCGCGACCGCCTGGGCGCCACCGACCGCCCAGACCTCCTCGACACCGAGCAGCTTCGCCGCGGCCAGGATGGTCGGATGCGGCAGGCCGCCGAACTGTGCCTGCGGCGGCGACGCCACCACCAGCGAGTCCACCCCCGCGGCCTGGGCGGGGACCACGTTCATCACGACACTGGACGGGTACACCGCATTACCGCCGGGCACGTACAACCCGACCCGTTCGACCGGAACCCAGCGTTCGGTGACGATGCCGCCGGGCACCACCTCGGTCGTGGTGTCGGTGCGCCGCTGATCGGCGTGCACCTTGCGGGTGCGCTCGATGGCGACCTCGAGGGCCGCGCGCACCGCCGGATCCAGTTCGGCGAGGGCGCGGTCCAGTTCGGCGGCCGCGACCCGCACGGTCGCGGGGGCCACCCCGTCGAATTTCGCGCTGAACTCCTGCGCCGCCTCGACCCCGCGATCGCGGATCGCCTCGACCACGGGCCGCACCTGATGCAGCACCGAGTCCACGTCCACTCCCCCGCGCGGCAGGGCCGCGCGCAGTTCGGCAGCGGTGGGCGTGCGTCCGCGCAGATCCACGCGGGCGAGCTCGATGCGGCTTGTCATAACGGTGTGAAATCCTTGTCTGTCCGGCCGGTCTGTGCTGGTCATCACATCGAAGCGAAAGCTCCGGACCGCCTACCAGCCTATCGGGTCCGCGCCAGCCGATATTCGCCGACCGGCGCGGACCGCGACCGGACCGGGCGTTCGGATCAGACTCCGTATCGCTGCCGCAGGATCGGCACACCGTCGCCGGTGAGCTCGTCGAGGGCGATCGGGCGGCCGACCACGGCCAGGATCAGCGCCTCGGCGGGTCCGCGGACCTCCGGCCCGGCGCCCGACGACCAGTCCAGATCGGTGGCGGCGAAACGCAGCCCCCGGGTGTAGCGCCGCGGCGAGGCGAAGGGGTCGGGGTGGTCGAGAACCGCGGTCGAGCGGCTCGCGGGAATGGTGCGCGCCCGGCCGAGAGGGCGACGGATGTCCTGGTGGTGGACCAGCATGTCGGCCAGCCCCACGTGGGGCAGCAGGCGGGTGATGCGTTGCCCCGAGTTCTCGAAGCGCTGCAGCAACTGCGCGGTGGACAGCCGGCGCGTGCGCTCGACCAGATCCGCGTTGATGCGATCGGTGGCGAGCCGGCGGCTCACCGCGATGCGCGCGTATCCCAGCGGTGAGATCTCGTCGTAGAGCAGGTGTCCCACCACATCGCGCACGCGCCATCCCTCGCACAGCGACGCGGCTTCCCATTCCGCCTCGCTCAGCTCGTGCAGCAGGGCGATCAGATCGGTGCGCTCGTCGTTCAGCAACTGCCGGATACTCATGGCCCGACGCTACCGGCTCCGGCGCCGGCTCGACAGGGCCACGGCGGCCGGGCACCGGAGGATGCGGAAACCACTGCGGCACAGCTCATCGCGCGGCTGTGCGCACAAGTCAGTGAGTGTCGCTGTCGATGAGGAGGTGATTGTTGCTGCCGACGACCACCCGCAACTCGATCGACTTGGACTGACCGCCATAGGTGATGCTGGCGACCGACATGTCCACCGACCCATCGGAATTGGTGCTGCTGGCACCGCCGCGGGCACCCTCGATGGTGTTGTAGCCGGTGATCTGGTTCTGCTTCCAGTAGCCGGCGAACGCGGCCTGGCTACCGTAGACCTGCTGCGCCGCGGGGGTGAGCATGTTCCATGCGCTACTGGTGTTCTGGCCGACCAGGTCGTCGTAGAACTCCTGAATGCGCTCGGCGGCCGAGCCGACATCGGTCTTGCCGGCGCTCTTGGTCTGCCCCACCGCCGCCACATTCGGCTGTGACGACGCCGACTGCGCGCTGGCCGTCGCCGAGGCCGAACCCGCCTGCGAGCCGGAGGATTCCGTCTTCGCGCCGCCGAACATCAAATACAGCGCGGCCGCGACGATCACCAGACCGGCGGCGAATCCACCGGCGAACACCCACGGCTTGGCATTGCGGGTCGCCACCGGCTCGGCGCCGGTGATCGGATTCGACCGGGTGGGATGGGCGGCGGCGGCCGCGGGCCGCACGGGCCGCATCTCCGGCTCCGACAGCACCGCGGAACCGGCCATCATCTCCGCGGTGGAGATATCGGCCTGTGCCGCACGACGATCCAGTGTGCGGGTAGCCTGCCGGCGCGAGGCACCGCGGTGCGTGGCGAGCATGCGGGTGGACTCGGAATCGACGCCCTGATCGGCGAAGTCGGCCAGGTGATCGCGCACATCGGTCATGCTGGGCCGGTCGTCGGGCTCGAAGCTGAGCAGGTCCAGCAGCAGATCGGTCAGCGGTCCGGCATTGCGCGGCTGGCTGAGCTGACCGTTGGCCGCGGCATACAGCAGCGCCAGCGGATTCGGGTTGGTGCCGTAGGGCGGCTCCCCCTCCAGCGCGTGGAAAAGCGTTGCGCCCAGGGCGAATACGTCGGCGGCCGGGGAGGGTTCGGCGCCGCGGGCGACCTCGGGGGCGAGGTAGGCGGCGGTGCCGGAGATCAGGCCGGTCGCGGTGAGATTGACATCGCCCTTGGCCTTCGAGATACCGAAGTCGGTGATCTTCACCGTGCCGTTGTCGCCGAGCAGCACATTTCCGGGCTTGATGTCGCGATGCACGATGCCCGCGCGATGAGCGGCCACCAGCGCCGAGGCCACCTGCTCACCGATCCGCGCCACCTGCGGCAGCGGCAGTGTGCCCTGCGAGGACAGCACCACCGCCAGGCTCTGCGACGGAAGGTATTCCATGATCAGGCAGGGATCGCCCTCGTGATCGGTGATATCGAAGACCACGATCGCGTTGGGATGCTGGAACCGCGCCGCATTGCGCGCCTCACGCGAGGCGCGCTGACGCACGATCTCCTTCTCACCCGGCGGCAGACTGGGCTGGGTGAGGATCTGCTTGATCGCGACCGACCGTTCGAGTCGTTCGTCGACGGCACGCCAGACGACGCCTGTGCCGCCGCTACCAATCCGCTCGACCAGGCGGTAATGCCCTGCGATCACTTGGCCGGTTTCGATGGCACTACTCCGAGTTTCTCCGCGATCCGTGACTTACCGCGCGCGGGGTCATGTCCCGCGCGTGTTCCCGGACGAGTGTAGCGGGCGTGACGGGCCGCTTTGACGCCGGAGCGAGATCTGTGCGGAATATGTGTGACAACCATGCGATGCGTGCGAGATCACTTCGCTATTACCCCCGGACATCGTGTGACGAAGTTCACTGAAAAGCCGCGGGGGCTACTACCGATTCCGCAGGAAACGTCCGGCCGCCTCGACCGCCGGGGCCGAGCTGCCGGCGTCCCCGACGAAGACCGCCAGCGCCAGATCGCCGTCGATGCCGACGAACCAGCCGTGCGCGTGGGTGTCGTCGATGTATTCGGCCGTGCCCGTCTTGCCGAGCATGCCCGGAATGTCGGCGAGGCTGGTCGCCGTGCCGTTCGTAATCGTCTCGCGCATCATGGATTTCACCTGATCGAGCACCGGCGCGGGCACGGGCTGCGGCGTCCGATCCGCCTTGCCGGGCGATCCCGCGACGATGGTGGGCGCCGGCACGGAACCGTGGGCCACGGTCGCGGCGACCAACGCCATGCCGAACGGCGACGCCGTCACCCGGCCCTGGCCGATGCCCTCCTCGACCCGCAGCGCGGAAGTGTCTGCGGTGGGCACACTTCCGGTCACCGTGGTCATGCCGGGGCCGGTGAAATCCACACCGAGGCCGAGCTGTGCGGCCGCACGGGTCAGACCGTCGGGTGGCAGGTTCACCGCGAGCCGTCCCATGGTGGTGTTGCAGGACCGCGCGAAAGCGGTGTGCAAGGGAACGGTCCCGAGGTCGAAGTTGTTGTCGTTGGGGATCTGCCGGCCCTCGATGTTCTCGGTGCCGGGGCAGGCGACCATGGTGTCGGCGGCGACCTGCCCGGCCTGCAACGCGGCCGACACGGTGACCGTCTTGAAGGTCGAACCCGGTGGATACAGGCCGGTCAGCGCGATCGGCCCCTGCGCGTCGGCGGGCGCGTTCTGCCCCACGGCGAGAACGTCACCCGTTGACGGTCGAAGCACCACCATCGCGGCGGGAGTCGGGATCGGCGCGAGCGCGGCCTCGGCACGGCGCAGCATTGCGGTGTCGAGAGTGGTCGTGATGTCGCCGACGGGTTTCGGATCCTGTCCGCCCACCGTATGGGCGCCGTCGGTGCCCTGCGCGCGCACGGCCCAGCCTGCCGCGGCGTCGGTGCTGTGCTGCCACAGGTCGCTCACCCCGGACAGGGCCGGGGAGGTCAGTGCCTTGTCGACGGTGAGCAGCCGGGTCTGCGGTGCCAGTGTGACGTTCGGCAACGCGGCGAGCCGGTCCTGCACGGGGGCGAGATCACCGGTCCGCAACGCGATCGCCGTGACGGGCTTGCCCTGGGCCCTGTCCATGTCCTGGCGCAGGCTCGCCGCGGTGATGCTCGGATCGATCGGTCCCAGTACGGCCGCAACGGCATTCGGGTCGGCCCCGGGCGCCAGCTGGACCAGGGTAACGACCTGCTGGGTCATCAATTCCGCGCCGTCGCGGTCGAGCACCCGCGCGGCCGGTTGCGGGCCCACGGTGTCGTAGGACAGCGGCCCGGTCTCGAGGCCGGGCGCCACGGTGGCCGGATTCCACCGGATCTTCCAGTTGTCGCCGGATTCGTCGGCGGTACCGGTGGTGGCGTAGGTCCACTGATGTCCGGCCGTGCCGAAGGTCCAGGTGGTGGCGAGGCCGAACGTCGCGTGGTGGTCGGACCGGTCCACCGACCGCACGTCGACCCGCACCTTCTTGCCGAGGCTGTCGAAGAGCGCGCCCAGGATGGTCGTGGCCTGCGCCGGATCGCTGGTCACGGCGGCCGCGGCGGCCGGATCGCCGTGGCTCAACGCATCGGCGAAGGTGTGCACGCTGCGGTCGAGCCGGTCGGAGGAACTGTCTCCGGCACAGGCGGCGGCAGCGAGAATCGGGGCGGCGAGCAGGGCGAACAACTTCGATCCGGTGCGCACGCGGCCGACACTACCGCCGCGCTCCGCCGCGGTGCGGTAAACGGCGCGGGCCGCCGGTCAGCGGCGCAGCCAGTCCCCCGCCGCCAGTTTCGCCGCGTCCACGTCGCCGAGTTCGATATCGAATTCGGCCGCCAGGATCTTCGGCAGATCGGCCGGCGGCAGATCACGGCTGTGCGAGGTGCCGTCCGGATACTCGGTGATCCAGGTCGTGTTGTCGACGACGTCGTGCCGGTCCGGCCGGAACCGCTGCACATACGGCCGGGTCACGAACGGCGAGCGCGCAGACGTGGAGACGAAGTGATTGCCGACCGCGTAGTCGATGCGGTACTGCGGATTCATGGTGAAGCTGTAGCGGTCGATCCAGCCGTCGCGAGCGAAGTGGTGCAGGACCCACAACTCCGAGTCCAGGTCGCCGCGCGTGCGTTCCAGCCGGAATCGCCAATCGCCGGCGCGCACCTCCCCCGCGTCGGGATTCAGTGCGAGCGGGGCCAGTGGTCCGGAACCGAAACCGACGTCGCACAGCCACACCCGCTCGTCGTCGGCGGTGGTCACGCGCAGCAGCGCGTGCGTCGCCGGGCGAATCTCACCGCGCGCGCCCATACTCACCCGTCCGTGTAATCCGGTGACGCCGAAGCCGATCCGTTCCAGTGCGGCGGCGAACAGGCCCACGTTCTCGTAGCAGTAGCCGCCGCGGCGGGATCGGACGATCTTGTCCTGCAACGACGGAAGGTCCAGTAGCACCGGGCGTTTCAGCACCGGTTCGATGTTCTCGAACGGGATGGTGGTGGTGTGCGCGTACTGCAGCGCGCGCAGGGTGTCGAGGGTCGGCGCCGGCTCGCCGGTGAAGCCGATGCGGGCGAGATACGCCGGCAGATCCAGTGCCGCACCGTCCCAGTTCGCGACCGGGGCCGGATTTTCCGTCATGACTTCTCCTGTGTGGTCTCGGTAACCGTCGTACGCCCCCTGATCAACGACCACGTGTCTCCCATCCTTCCCACCACTGCCACCGCCCGCCGTTCACAACTCGGCGATCACCCCGTGGGCATACCGATCCCGTCCCGCGCCGGCACGCTGCGCAGGGATTCGAACTGGGAGCGCGACGATGCCGTGCCGTTCGCGGAACCGGACGACGCTGTGGACCGGGCGGCGCATTTCGTCGGTCAGCGCATCCGGAAAGGGGACCGAGCAGGCTAGGATTCGACCATGCGTTCGATCACGGTCGCTCAGCGACGCGCACGGCTGGCTCGGCGGCATCGGCTCGCTGTCGGATCCCGAGGTGCCGATCCCGCCGATATCGCCGATTCGATGGTCGCCCTGCACGCCACCGATCCCGCGACGGTGTATCTGGCGGTCTGCGCCCGCACTCGCGGCCTGTCTCCCGCGGACGTGGAGCGCGCCCTCTACGACGATCGGTCGCTGCTGCGGCTGCTGGCGATGCGCCGGACCATGTTCGTCGCGCCGGTCGAGCTGGTCCCTGTCCTGCAGGCCGCGGTAGCCGACGCGCTCGCGGTCAAGCAGCGCCGGACCTACGGGAAGTATCTGGCCCAGGCCGTCGAGGGCGATATCGACGCCTGGCTGGCCGAGGTGGCCGACGAGACCCATCGGGAACTGCTGGCCCGAGGCAGCGCGACGGGCGCGCAGCTGTCGGCCGCCGTGCCCCGGCTGCGCACCCAGGTCGACACCGCACCCGGCAAGCCGTATTCGAAACCGACCAACATCACCACCTGGGTGCTGGTCATCCTCGGGTGCGACGGGCTCATCGTGCGCGGCCGCCCCAACGGCGGATGGACCAGCAGCCAGTACACCTGGGCGCCCCGGGAGGCGTGGCTACCCGCCGATGCCGCGCCGATCGCACTCGACGCGGCGCGCGCCGAACTGGCCCGCCGCTGGCTGCGCACCTTCGGTCCGGCTCCCGTCGACGATCTGACCTGGTGGACCGGGTGGACGAAAACGAATGCGCGCAAGACACTGTCGAGTCTCGACCTCACGGAAGTCGACCTCGACGGCAGGCCCGGAGTGATCCTGTCCGACGATACCGATCCCGAACCCGAGTCCGAACCGTGGGCGGCGCTGCTGCCTGCTCTGGACCCGACTCCGATGGGCTGGCAGTCGCGCGACTGGTTCCTGGGCCCGCACGCCCCGGTTCTGTTCGACACCAACGGCAATATCGGTCCGAGTATCTGGGTCGACGGCCGCATCGTCGGCGGCTGGGCACAGCGCGCCGACGGTGAGATCGCGTGGCGGCTACTCGAAGACGTCGGCGCCGACGCCAAGGCACTGATCGATGCCGAGGTCGAACGGACCGCCGCCTGGTTCGGCGACGTCCGCGCGATTCCCCGCTTCCGCACTCCGCTGGAGCGCGAACTCACCAGCTGACCCGGCCCGGTCACTCACCACGACCGGCCGGTCCGGGCAGCGGGCGCCGCGCTGTCCTACATATCCAGGCCCAGATCCAGTACTCGCACCGAATGGGTCAGCGCGCCGACCGCGAGATAGTCGACGCCGGTGCGCGCGTAATCGGCGGCGGACTCGAGCGAGAGCCCGCCGGAGGATTCGAGTTTCGTGCGCGGCGAGCGGCTGTTGCGGCGCTGCACCGCGGACTGGGTTGCCCACAGCGGGAAGTTGTCCAGCAGCACCAGTTCCACGTCCTCGGCCAGCACGGCGTCGAGTTGATCGAGGCTGTCGACCTCGACCTCGCACTCGATCTCCGGATTCGATTCCCGGACCGCGCGCAGTGCCGCGACCACCGAACCGGCGGCGACCACGTGGTTGTCCTTGATCAGCGCGGCATCACCGAGTCCCATCCGGTGATTGACGCCGCCGCCCACCCGCACCGAATACTTCTGCAGGGCACGCAGTCCCGGCAGGG
The genomic region above belongs to Nocardia spumae and contains:
- the hisD gene encoding histidinol dehydrogenase, with the protein product MTSRIELARVDLRGRTPTAAELRAALPRGGVDVDSVLHQVRPVVEAIRDRGVEAAQEFSAKFDGVAPATVRVAAAELDRALAELDPAVRAALEVAIERTRKVHADQRRTDTTTEVVPGGIVTERWVPVERVGLYVPGGNAVYPSSVVMNVVPAQAAGVDSLVVASPPQAQFGGLPHPTILAAAKLLGVEEVWAVGGAQAVALLSYGGTDTDGAQLVPVDLITGPGNIFVTAAKRLCRGLVGIDAEAGPTEIAILADATADPAHVAADLISQAEHDVLAASVLVTDSAALADAVDAAINAQLEVVKHRHRVSEALSGKQSGVVLVDDIAQGLRVVNAYAAEHLEIQTADAAAVAARVRSAGAVFVGAWSPVSLGDYCAGSNHVLPTAGCARHSSGLSVQTFLRGIHVVEYNEVALKDVAGHVVSLANAEDLPAHGQAVQVRFEALS
- a CDS encoding maleylpyruvate isomerase family mycothiol-dependent enzyme, coding for MSIRQLLNDERTDLIALLHELSEAEWEAASLCEGWRVRDVVGHLLYDEISPLGYARIAVSRRLATDRINADLVERTRRLSTAQLLQRFENSGQRITRLLPHVGLADMLVHHQDIRRPLGRARTIPASRSTAVLDHPDPFASPRRYTRGLRFAATDLDWSSGAGPEVRGPAEALILAVVGRPIALDELTGDGVPILRQRYGV
- a CDS encoding serine/threonine-protein kinase, with the protein product MIAGHYRLVERIGSGGTGVVWRAVDERLERSVAIKQILTQPSLPPGEKEIVRQRASREARNAARFQHPNAIVVFDITDHEGDPCLIMEYLPSQSLAVVLSSQGTLPLPQVARIGEQVASALVAAHRAGIVHRDIKPGNVLLGDNGTVKITDFGISKAKGDVNLTATGLISGTAAYLAPEVARGAEPSPAADVFALGATLFHALEGEPPYGTNPNPLALLYAAANGQLSQPRNAGPLTDLLLDLLSFEPDDRPSMTDVRDHLADFADQGVDSESTRMLATHRGASRRQATRTLDRRAAQADISTAEMMAGSAVLSEPEMRPVRPAAAAAHPTRSNPITGAEPVATRNAKPWVFAGGFAAGLVIVAAALYLMFGGAKTESSGSQAGSASATASAQSASSQPNVAAVGQTKSAGKTDVGSAAERIQEFYDDLVGQNTSSAWNMLTPAAQQVYGSQAAFAGYWKQNQITGYNTIEGARGGASSTNSDGSVDMSVASITYGGQSKSIELRVVVGSNNHLLIDSDTH
- a CDS encoding penicillin-binding transpeptidase domain-containing protein, translated to MRTGSKLFALLAAPILAAAACAGDSSSDRLDRSVHTFADALSHGDPAAAAAVTSDPAQATTILGALFDSLGKKVRVDVRSVDRSDHHATFGLATTWTFGTAGHQWTYATTGTADESGDNWKIRWNPATVAPGLETGPLSYDTVGPQPAARVLDRDGAELMTQQVVTLVQLAPGADPNAVAAVLGPIDPSITAASLRQDMDRAQGKPVTAIALRTGDLAPVQDRLAALPNVTLAPQTRLLTVDKALTSPALSGVSDLWQHSTDAAAGWAVRAQGTDGAHTVGGQDPKPVGDITTTLDTAMLRRAEAALAPIPTPAAMVVLRPSTGDVLAVGQNAPADAQGPIALTGLYPPGSTFKTVTVSAALQAGQVAADTMVACPGTENIEGRQIPNDNNFDLGTVPLHTAFARSCNTTMGRLAVNLPPDGLTRAAAQLGLGVDFTGPGMTTVTGSVPTADTSALRVEEGIGQGRVTASPFGMALVAATVAHGSVPAPTIVAGSPGKADRTPQPVPAPVLDQVKSMMRETITNGTATSLADIPGMLGKTGTAEYIDDTHAHGWFVGIDGDLALAVFVGDAGSSAPAVEAAGRFLRNR
- a CDS encoding arylamine N-acetyltransferase family protein, whose translation is MTENPAPVANWDGAALDLPAYLARIGFTGEPAPTLDTLRALQYAHTTTIPFENIEPVLKRPVLLDLPSLQDKIVRSRRGGYCYENVGLFAAALERIGFGVTGLHGRVSMGARGEIRPATHALLRVTTADDERVWLCDVGFGSGPLAPLALNPDAGEVRAGDWRFRLERTRGDLDSELWVLHHFARDGWIDRYSFTMNPQYRIDYAVGNHFVSTSARSPFVTRPYVQRFRPDRHDVVDNTTWITEYPDGTSHSRDLPPADLPKILAAEFDIELGDVDAAKLAAGDWLRR
- a CDS encoding winged helix DNA-binding domain-containing protein, coding for MRSITVAQRRARLARRHRLAVGSRGADPADIADSMVALHATDPATVYLAVCARTRGLSPADVERALYDDRSLLRLLAMRRTMFVAPVELVPVLQAAVADALAVKQRRTYGKYLAQAVEGDIDAWLAEVADETHRELLARGSATGAQLSAAVPRLRTQVDTAPGKPYSKPTNITTWVLVILGCDGLIVRGRPNGGWTSSQYTWAPREAWLPADAAPIALDAARAELARRWLRTFGPAPVDDLTWWTGWTKTNARKTLSSLDLTEVDLDGRPGVILSDDTDPEPESEPWAALLPALDPTPMGWQSRDWFLGPHAPVLFDTNGNIGPSIWVDGRIVGGWAQRADGEIAWRLLEDVGADAKALIDAEVERTAAWFGDVRAIPRFRTPLERELTS
- the nadC gene encoding carboxylating nicotinate-nucleotide diphosphorylase, with the protein product MALAPELDRTELLTLIRTALDEDLRYGPDVTSAATVPADATVKAAMVSRQPGTVAGIDVGLLVFDEVIGAGNYEVTDRVVDGARVTPGDAVLTVVAPTRQLLTAERTMLNLVTHMSGIATATAAWVDAVEGTDCRIRDSRKTLPGLRALQKYSVRVGGGVNHRMGLGDAALIKDNHVVAAGSVVAALRAVRESNPEIECEVEVDSLDQLDAVLAEDVELVLLDNFPLWATQSAVQRRNSRSPRTKLESSGGLSLESAADYARTGVDYLAVGALTHSVRVLDLGLDM